The nucleotide sequence TGAAATTCTTCTATCCTTAGTTATAGATCTCGATTTGAGTTTTGAGAATAAGAAACCTTTAGTTGATAGTACTTTTCCTTTAATGGcttatataaagtataaatttaGATTAGTCAGACTAGTAAATTTCATGTGATTATTAAAGAAAAAGCTTTGATgataccttttttctttttttaattgttgaattgataaacttttaaaaaaagattGGGCATGGATACGGTTTTTCTATTGAaaagaattaagcttgaaatatAAATGCTTAAGAATTACTAGTATTAATGTTTAAAAATATCATGAAACACTGCACAAGCGAGGACGTtgtttaaatatgttttaagtgattcaaatcaataaaaattaaccaaaaaaaatTAAGTCTCTTAAAATacttaatttgttttattttatgtgaaatattattcttttggaGATCAAAGCAAATTGTTCTTTGAAATAAATTCAAATTAAATGTTTAACTTTTACACTCCTCTACGCCTATGTATCCTCTAATTAACTTGAAGGTAATATTTATCGCAAACTATCAAGACATTGTTATGCGAGCTTAGTATTTAAAATCTTGGATCCATCTTTTATAGTAAATACAATAATTCTTTATATCCACGAAGAGGCGGACCTACCCTTTGGATAATatgaaagaatatatatatatatatatatatatatatatatatatatatatatatatatatatatatatatatatattgggtgagaatagACATAATCCCAAGAAGCTGATCGAAACTGTTACTATATCTATGCACATGTTCATTTTCATTCAGATCTTTGCAATCCACTATGACCAAAGTATCCATGTCTTCcagcaacaacaactactactactactactacgcCTCAGTATCCATGTCTTCCAGAAGAAAGtaaaacaaatatcaaataaaatgaaGCTTTGTTTATTCCTCATCCCTCCTCCCTCGAAGAATTCCCTACCTTGCTCTTGGAGTGACTTGAACTCACAACCTTTTGATTTCGACTCCAGCatttattcaattttttattCGACAATAGTATCTAATTACTTTCAAATCTTAGATCCGCCTCTCAGACCACTTATTTAATATGCATGTTTGGGTGGAACACACTACAAATGAAGTACTAGAAGCATATAAGCTTTTTGAGGGAGTCATTATAAAGCATAATTATGTTTTGCAAAAAAGTGATATCATGTCAAccctttttcattcttttttgagACTTCACTAAAGTCAGTCTAACAATTATACTAACCAATTACCTTCATCCCTTGCATTATTAGCATAATGATCAACCCccacccccactcctaaccccaCACCCACCCccaaaacctttttttttattttttactttgaCTATACTTCCATAGTGTAATGTCCAAATTAGAATGAGACGCAGTTTCATACCATCAGAAGTTTAATTTATATCAAATTTGGACAAAGTTTTATTACAATATGTTAACTATTAACTCATAGTTTGTTTATGCAAGCTTTCAAAATCTActtatcttaaaaaaaaaaaattgtgacgTAGTACTTTacgtaaaaatatttttaaagagtttgtttgattaattaatataaaaaatatttttttcaatattaGAATAATAatttgtacttaattaaagttatTGACTTTTGACTTCACTTAAGCTTGGCCAAATAGGTTCAACAATCATGTATAGAAGTAGAAAACATGTAAAATGAGAAAAGAGAGTGTCTTTTTTGTGAAACGCCAAACATATCCCAAACTTCTCGCTCCCACCGGCCGGCTGATGGAAATAGACTGACTACCGGAGATATTTGTGTTACTTCGTCTGCACTGGTTTGTACACGAATGCGTGAGTTATACCGAATACTCAGTAAAGCCTCGCGAATGCATTCGTTAAAGGCACTACTGGCCGGTTTTCTATCTTCAATCTAACTTCAGAAATTGAATAAGCCCACTTGACATTACCCCCTAATGTGGGACTTCCCAGCGCGAATTCGAATTTAGTCGGGCCCCAATGTGGGTATCGGACACcgggtaagaagagaaagagaagagagagtGTTAGTATATACGACTAGtgttagataaaaaaaaattggcacatcaactatttaaaaaaaaatagtaaagattCAAGTAACTACTTCTTTTGTGTCAATCAACTACTATGCATGTTCGCCCATTAATTTTGTGCTATTGCTTTCTAATTAACACCACTATATATAATTCAGAATATTAACATTTAATTATGCCTTCTGCTTCCTTAGGAGATATCGTTGTGGATTCGTAGGGCCATAATTTGCCAAAAGAAGTAGCAAAAATTATACTCTATCCGttctagtttatgtgaacctatatTTCTTTTGGtctgtttaaaaaagaatgacccctttctaaatttgaaaataatttagcttaaacttataattatacccttaatgagaagcttttataaccacacaaatactctgggcccctttttgacttgtttaggatcacaaatttcaaaagtcttcatttttttcttaaatttagtgtccagtcaaataagttcacataaattgaaaagaAGAGAGTATTAAAATGTACCCCACAAAAGCctagattttgaaatattttcttgTACTTTCAAGTGGAAGCTAACATCATATTCCCATTAAAAATGAATAATTGGGAAATATAAAAATTTCTACTTCTTTAATCATAAATGTTAAAGAGTAGAGAGTTTCCTCTATTAATTGATACTTTCAGTCAAATCATGCAAAACATATTCCATTTCTCTATTTGGCAGACGTAAAAAACATGGAAAGACGGTTGATTTTAGTGGGTGCGTCAGGTCTGAGCTTAGGCGACGCGCGAACATCAGTGTAGCAAGCTACCATAACTACTAAAAAATTGGTATTCGTTACGAACTTCGTCGCTAAATTGCTCGTAGCTAACATAAATTTTTGTTAATCTGTCGTTAAGTAGGATTAGCGACGAATTTTATTGTTTAACTACATAATTTGTTCGTCGTTAATTCATGTTTTTTAGTAATGCATGATGTACATTCCTCTTTAAAAAGTTGAGTTAATATCGCTAAACTGATAAAACATATACTACGGTTGATCTTAGCCAAAAAGCCGAAAAAGGTATAAAAGACTATTGCTTGAATGCTGCTTCAAAATATAAGTTAATTATTCATATTTGAAAACCATTAACTTGATTAATTCAAATTCATATCTGAGTAATTCAGTACTAAAAAAAGACACTTCTTATTGAATAATTTTAGAAGTCGAATTCGAACTTTAAAAATCCAACCATTTCACTATGGTCTAGATGAAGACCCCACAACCTTAAAATAGTAGAAAGAAAGAAGCCTTTTGGGATTATACTTGGATATATAGTGGACTTAATCAATGCCCAAATTCcaatatttcataaaataaaagatTCATATCTACTTACTTGGctaaagttgtatatatagtgACATAATTTGATATAGGTGGATGACAGTTTGAAAGCAATGATCATTATAATTATTTTCAATTTAGCATAGATATTAAACAATATATAACTCTACATACGTGTTTTTCTTTGGGACAAGAGATAAAAAGTAGGGAAATTTGTTAAAGAGATTAATTATTCGGAAACGGACTAAAATTGCTCATATACTATCAAATATTATCTAAAATTCGCGTTTTACTATTTGATCGACTGGTCCTTATCGTTatatttttattcaaatctaTCTCCAAGTTAAACGGCTAACCACATCTCACTTCCAAATTTGAATGTGGCATCCCCTAATTTATTGGGTCAATTGAGTTCTGGGAGTGACATGTGGCTAGCCGTCTAAATTAGGGATATATTTGAATGAAAATATAACGGTAGGGACTCGTCGATCAAATAATGAAACGGAGtacaattttaaataatattcgATAGTACATGGACAATTTTGACCTTTTTCCCAAAGTTATTATCAATTATAAAAACGGTTATCTCATTATACATTTTCATCCACTAGTAATTTCATTTCCACATTCTATCTCAATACTTTTATTTTGTGGGCATTATGACTCCAGTCTCCAGGAATATAAAAATCTTTCCATTTTAAGACATTTCAAAATGTTTGAGGCGTCATTCCACgaatattattatttaaattcaaattaattTAACGTAAGAAATGCAGATTAATTGAACATCACCAAAGTTGTGGAGTTATCACTTTCCCATAGAATATTCTGAGAAATTATATTTTATAGTCCTCTGTCAGATAGCTCTGCGTAAGTTTCCATTTTTGTTATAAAATGTCAGGAATCTTATAAGGAACTACTAATAcatttctaaagaaaaaaatagtattttatttttgtgaacTTTCTATTAATTAAGAAATAGCATAGTGAATCAAACAAAAGGAGCCTTAGAGTAATGATAAATTTATTTTCGTATGAGATTACGGGTTCAAGCGtccactaatacttgcattaggtCAGACTGTCTATATCACACGGCCCCTTACAGCCCGATCCCTAATCCTGCGTAAATGCGGAATATTTTGTACACTGACTTGCATTATAGTGAATCAAACGTAGCTTCAGCTAACAATTTGTCTGGCTGTCCATGTGAATTATTTGATGGAATAAGTTGTCTTTCTTCTATCTCACATTAGCTGTAATTAATTATAGAGTTATTAGACAATAATTGTATGCTTCTAAGTATCAACTACATGATGTTGAAATCATCTTCATCATATTATATTTCTTGATccttcaaatatatttttttatttaatattttctaGAGTACGTTAATCATCTAAAGCACAAAAGCgtcaaagaataaaaaataaaaaaatactttaaatattttaaaaagagAACCCACACTTTCAAAATAAATACTACTATATAAGTTATATAGATCGACAGTATAAAGTTACTTGTAAACTTTATAAATGAATTGattatgtaaatatattttatatattagagaatagaacttaaactcataaaataaatatttatagttAACAAAGatgaaaatatgaatttaaattgtCAATATTGATATGTTAAAAGATTTGCAGACAGCAAATATATTCTTCAGTATAAGAaccaagaaagaaaataaaaaaatggcaCGAAAAGTCTATCAAATTTCCTACACTGAAATAttaataagaattaaaaaaagtaaaataaaaaaaggtaTTACAGATGTCCTAATATAGAACtagttttattatttatataatttttagctATGGCCAAGGGGACCTAAGTAACCTACCATATGCAAGAAAGAAGCAAACAAATCCCACTCAATCTGGAAATTACAATCTTTTTTTAAGTATAAAGATTTGGTCATTTGAGCTTTCCCATTAAAATTTCCATAGTTTTGTgtaaaaaatcattaaaatatttaaaacttcGGAAAGCTTCTATCTTCTTCCTTAATATGGGAGCACAAGTAATTCACTTGGAgcaatagttttttttttcttcttataatAATAACTCGATTATTCTATCGGATACCTCTTACATAACAGTACATATACCGAGTAACATTGCCGACCAATGCTTAGACATATAGGAAGAAACTTTTTCTTATAATAATGCCTCGATTATTCTACTGGATACCTGCTACATAGGAGTACATATACCGGGTAATGTTGCCAaccaccaccaccaacaacaacaaacccactgaaatcccacaagtagggtctggggagggtaatgtatGCGCAGACCTTAGCCCTACCTTATGAAGGTAGAGAAgatgtttccgatagactctcggctcaagaacAGTAAAAAGGACGCAATaaacaaacaataacaacaaggtAATTGGACAACGGAAACAAATGGCACAACGTGTAATAAAAAAGAGAGTAACATTGCCAACCAAGGCTTAGAAATATAGCAAAAAATCACCTAACGGTTTTTTGTCTCTGCTGACCCCCGATTACCCATAGTTTTCACCCACTTCGTTAACTTAGTTGCAATGGAAAAGTTGATTGTAAATCTTGCTGCTTAGGGTTTAAAAAATTAACAATATTTTATGATACATAACTGAGGTTTCACATTGGCAGATGCATGTACTTAAATACTGAATTTGTAAGAGCATAATAGACAATAGTTTTAGGTGGTGCTATTTCAAGGTGAATTTTCACATGTACAATGAATCTGGCAGCCTGTATACATGGAAATTAATACTAGTGAATATGATAAAAAGGGCAGTTCGGTGCACGAAGCATCCTGCGTTCACGCAAGATTTGGGAAAGGGCTACACCCGAAGGGTGTGAAGtatgatacaacaacaacaacaacaaacccagtctaatcctacaagtggggtctgaggaggatgttgtgtacgcagaccttacccctacctttaagaaggtagagagactgttttcggtAGACACTCAGCTCAGGTGTGTGATAGAACTGGATTATTTACAACAATGACAGAGTATAGACAACGATACAACGCATAAGAAAAAGATTTTAGGAAATAAAATAGGAGATGATACAGGCAAATAAATTTGTATCTCTATTGCCAAGAAAAGGTGGTCTCTACATAAAACACTGAGATTCCTAGTGTACAGAGAGTTAAATCAAGTCTAACCATAATCTTTTCTGGGGATAATACACACTGTTACATTAACAGACAAGTCACTGACCTTGTCCAACACATAAACTAATCAAGTGAGCAGCAATCTGTAACGAACTGACTAAATCTTACTCGTGTTACCTCAATCTTTAGCAAACGACGAAACAAGCTCAGCAGCACAATCTTGAGTTGGTAACATCGGTGTTAAAGCAGCCAGTTCTTGAATCAGTTATGTTGCTGCAATAAACGCGAACTTTATCTATTTCCGCGAAAAAGCAGCTAATTCCTGTGCAACACTTCTTAGTAATAACTAGAACAAATCATTTCATCTCTTTCCAAATCTTAAGCATCTGTTGTGTTTGGATTCGGTTATACTTGGGGCTTGAGAAAGCCGTGCCTTGTTTCGTTTAGAAAACGAGTGTTTCTCCATTGCATTAACGAATTTGCGCAAGTGCTTAATGTACTCAGGAAATGTCTCTAGATTACAATGTCCTCCACCTTCGACCCATAACGGATCATATTTCTCTTTGGCGAGTTCCCACAAACGCTTACCATGTGAAAAATCAACAACCTCATCTGCTGTACCCTGCAAATAACTCATTTTTCAGACATAAAAATACTAGAAGTCTAGTAGGTAAGTGCAAAAAGGGCGTTGTACTATCATATTGCAAATGTATAGGAGCTTTAACGCGGGAAACAAGATAATCCTATATCATAACAGTATATATGATATGATATACAGAAAAAACTACTGCAGCTAAGGATTTAATCCTATCCATTTGCAAGAGGGGGATGGTAAAAAGAGGATAAAGAAAGGCATATGCGAACGGTGTACTAATCTTACAATGAGCTCTTTCTCAAGATAACAACCATGTTCAGAATAAACATGTGGAACACGTCATTATCTCGAGGAAACTCCTCTAGATATACGTGTTTTCAACATCACGTATTCATGTTAACCTCACCTTAGATTGTGACGAAGGATCCAGAAGTACAATTAGAACTGACACTCTAGCAATTAATAATTGAGAAGTTGAAAACTGACGACAATCATACGTTTTAGCGACCAAGTTCATTTCAAATATATCATTTCAATTGAAGAAACGATAGTATTTTCCATTAAAGAATTCATTAAGATTACTGAATAGCATACAAAAGTTTAGACTTTTTGCATTTTAGACATACATGGATCTAAGGTTTAATCAAGCGtgtaaattaagaaaaataatgacACTCCAGAAGGTAATATTAATGACCTTTTGAGCACAGAAGCATCATTTCCAACTTCACTAAACAGCAATGCCTAGTGGGATTGCACTATAAGACGTGATCGTGGATAAGGAACTATTTATCTGTAAAATACATCAGCCTGTATCAAACAAGAAAGTGTGATTTCACATATGCAGGAGAACTTTCCTGTAACACTTTCAAAAGGTTACAAGGACATAAGTAACTAGCATTTTAAGTGCTTAATATATTCAGCCGTTGCATTAGCggtaaaaagaaagagaaagttaATTGGTACAGGAGAGTAATagttttcatcttttaatatactTGTATTGTTTTAATAGCACATGAGAAATTTTGCTAGGATCTTCTGGTGACACATTGCATTCTTCTCTGGAGTTACTATTGCTTTACCATTGATGTGCCATTGGTGTCCTCCTCAAAACCGCCAAGTATTCAGTTAAACTTTGGGCTTTCTTCACTTTAGCCCGCGcaagaaactatttacatttgtataatttttgtatataacagacagaatgtgtgtgtgtatatatatatatatatatatacaaaaaatatacattttttcggctataattttgagagcggctatatAGTGTCATTTTCCCTTAAACTTTCACTATTGCTTTGCCATTGATGTCCTTTACTGAGCAATAGAATCCTTCTGCTGTATAGCTTCTAGGGTCCATTATAAGTTTCCTTATTTGTTGGTCCATGAAAATGGACTGAGGTAAACTGTTTAATTTTCTTAATCTCATGATTTTCCATCCAGAATTCTCCTTTGGCCTTCCATTACTTCCTAAAGGCCTGTCAACCCGCACAATTTGAACTAACCAATTCCACATGGCCGGGCCCAGCGACAAGTCTTTGCTACCAGTTGGAACCACCAAAAGCTTTAATCATATAGTCAAAATACCCCTTTGGTAGTCCATTCCCCAATTTGTCAGCAGTTACAAGTAGTAAACTAAATTTGAAGATGTAATCATAAACAAACGTTTAGGAGCTCACACTTGGGAAATGAACAAGAACTTCCAGAACTTTTTCTCGAAAAGGAGATCTATAGAGAGTGGACTAATTAGGTGCCCAGCAGAAACCAACATCTCCAGCCCACTGTGCAAGTATGTTAGAAGTTTAACTAAAAATGATGCTCAACGTAGTCAATAAGTACTACAAACCCGAAAGGTCCGATGATAGTAATATTGGTCATTGGGTTGTGAACACATACCAACTCCAACAGCCTTAAGAAACTGCGCATGATTCAACATAGTCCATAACCTAAATAAGAGTTAGATAATTTAAAGATGCCATGACACATTTTTCCTGCTTAGTTTACCTTTGTCATCTTCATTTCTCAATCTGTCATATCTTGCAACATAAGAACCTAATATCCTAAATTTTACTCCGACAACATCGAAGACATCTTATGGACGTGTCGAGGATCTGGTTTTTCAATTGTAACTTTGAAAAGGATGTTTTACTGTAGTGCTCACTGCGTGTCGTGTCAGGTTATGAAGAGGCGGATCAAGGATTTGAAGTTTATTTATGGTACACGATCTCAAACTAATATATGATAGTAACTGGGCTCACaatcaaatatttatagatatttaatagATTTCTTTATCCATATACAGGGTATGGGCAAAAGCTATAGGGTTCAAATAAATCCATAAGTTAAAATGGTTGATGCGTCCCTGAGGTCATGGATACTCTGGCCTTTGAGAGTATCTGAACTAAACAGTTTCAATGACACAAGGAAAAGAAAGTGGGAAAGAGGACCAAGGTAAGACATATTTCGATAATATGTACAGTGAAGATACTCTTGTTCTAAAGCAGGTTCTCGAGTGTGCTCCATCATTTTTTCATGCAGCtcccaacattagaataataccATCAACGATTGTAGGATACTGACGAAGCAAGTAAAAGATAACAGTGTATTTTATTCCGGTAGGCACCTCAATGAAAGGGAAAGTTAAAATGATCGTTTAATCACATGATAGGTCAGTCACTCAAGCATTCTATTTGGTGCTATGCTCTATGTCGAAAAGAGAAGTGTAAAAAGATAACTCCTGATTAGAAGAATAGACTTGTAACAGTTATCCAGATATTTAAATAAAAGGACAACAAAATCATGTAAAGTCAGCCTAAGTTGCTCAGACTCGGGTGCGGGTGTCCGATACTGGTGCAAATTAAGACGCCGGATCCttctaaattttaagatttgtGGGTACGGATCTAGGTATGGATACAGGTGTAGGgattcggctaaaaataattcaaatatctaaGAATAGAGTTATAAAAATATGTCTATAGTATGAGACATTATGCGGAAAACTTGCAAGGTATTCtgagaaggagaaaatattgaTCAAGTGGAGAATCTGAGAAggagataaaaggaaaaggactgACATAGAAATCTCTATATACAAGGttctattttcttcaatttcaccctaacttttgttttgatttcaaaGTATGCAATCCTTATATCTTTTTATCAAACACGGTTGCTTGAAAGAAAGGACCAGTAATGAACAATTAATCTGGTTTTGAAGTGAATTAGATGCAATATTGTGAATTGTTTTTCTTGTAAAGTCATAGTCTAATGGTCTTTCAAGAACAAGTTTGATCTTTCAAGGAGACAATAACTATTCTTGTTGACAGCGGGCTCGCTAATCATACAGGGGAAGGAAAGTGTGAAATGGTCCACTATTGGATTTTGACAGAAGAGGTTATCAAAAGCATCCTTGCATGTTCAGCACATAAATCACCCATCTACTTCAGTTGTTGAGTGGCATAAATGCTACACAAGCACTTAGATGCCCTTGAGCTTTGGTTACAATTGTTACCAACCTGGTTTCGCACGTCTACTATTTCACAAGAACATGATTCTGAGGATCAAGACAATAATGAATAAACTGACCACAGAAAAGTACTGGTTGAGAGAGTCATCTTTTACCAACTAGTTTAATCCGAGTAGAAACATGAATTCTTTAAGTTTAATCCGAGAGTGTCATTTCTTTAACACTTATATCTTGATAAGATTTACTAGGATATAACCAAAAGACAAAGCAGTTTCAGCAATTAAAAGCAACAATGCAGGTGGTTGAACAGGCTTTTTTTTTACAAGATTTTGGCATCACTTTGGAAAAACTAGAAATGCTACGTCTACAACatcaacaagtatgcctcaaacccaAGCTAGTTCGAGTCGGTAACGGATTCTCACCATCCATTGCTCTCTATCTGGATCCATTTTATTCCAGTATTCAATAACTTGGAGttcttttttgagccgagggtctatggaaaatagcctctctatcctcccgggtagggataaggtctgcgtacacacaacccgctccagaccccacttgtgggactccactgggtttgttgttgtaatAACTTGGAGTTCTTTAGCACTACAGGTTCTCTACGTTTTCTACTGACATATAAATCTCTAGACTAAAATGACTTCTACAACATTGAGCCTAATGAAAGCATAGCATCCCGACATAGCCTTAATGCCAACTAGTCTTGCCTGTATAGATTTTTGCTTTCATTGTGTCCTTTTCTCTGCGTGGATTTCGAGAGATTGTCAGTCTTTTGAGATCATTTCCTTTCATGCAATTCTAGGTCTACCTTATCCAATTAACAAAATATCGTCAATCATGTTTTTTGCATCTACCGAAAGTGTGCGTTGGGAGGTCTATGTAAGACATGACCAGTCCATATCAACTGACGTTACCTCAGCTTATCCTTTGTCCGTGCTACTTGCACCTTCTGTCGAATGTAATCATTTCTAATCTTGTCTAATCTTTTATGATCGTACATCCATCTTCCTATCCGCATTTCTAGTCTTACTATCCATCTTAATAGAATGCGATCAGTTCTAATCTAGACTAATCTTGAGGATCTTAGAGTCTCAACATTTACTCCAATCTAAGAATGCTGGTCTTATATCAATCCTGTAGCACTCCTCCATTTCACCAACTTATTATTGTTTTATGTGTCACATATTCCTAGTCCTCTACCATTCCATTCTCTTGGAATGTCAGCAAGTAATGAAGAAACTTTGAAGAATGAAAAACATACAGAAGCATACTTTTTTGTGAATAATCGATCAACTAAATATAACAAAGCAGAAAACAAAAAGTATGTGAAAGTATCTAGAAGGAAGAACGAACTAACGAAAAAGATGTTTCTTACATGGATCACTAAAACTGGGCAGCTGACTTTTTGTATTTTGTCTATATTCTGCAAAAGGAAAGAAATTTGTCAGCATGATACTTCTTCATAATTAATCAACCAGGAGAAAACGACGAAAAAAGAAATACTTACTTTGAAAATGTCAAACCAGAATGTCATCTTTACAGGATATAGAACTCGTATTCCTGAAAGTATAGCACTATGAAGAACAATGGCTCTTAACCTCTGTAAGCGAGACGCCAAGTGTAGTGTTGGCCCGCTGCCAACAGATTGTCCGTACAAAATAATATCCTCCTGCTTAATGCCGTATTCGCTCTTCAAACAATTATAGACAGCTTCGATGTCATAGTACGTGTTGAACTCCGATGGCTGATACAAGTAAATAGACATCAATAtgtgaagattggaacaagtagACCAAAACTTATAAGGCAACAGGAGGGCAGAAAG is from Nicotiana tabacum cultivar K326 chromosome 18, ASM71507v2, whole genome shotgun sequence and encodes:
- the LOC107819883 gene encoding uncharacterized protein LOC107819883, with the translated sequence MGNVTASVAAKFAFFPPDPPTYEVFKDEEESSRLCFSGITADKNVNVHLLDTKGGNKIVATFWKHPNGRFTLLYSHGNAADLGQMIDLFVELRAHLRVNIMCYDYSGYGGSSGKPSEFNTYYDIEAVYNCLKSEYGIKQEDIILYGQSVGSGPTLHLASRLQRLRAIVLHSAILSGIRVLYPVKMTFWFDIFKNIDKIQKVSCPVLVIHGTADEVVDFSHGKRLWELAKEKYDPLWVEGGGHCNLETFPEYIKHLRKFVNAMEKHSFSKRNKARLSQAPSITESKHNRCLRFGKR